The following proteins are encoded in a genomic region of Nitratireductor sp. GISD-1A_MAKvit:
- a CDS encoding peptidylprolyl isomerase, whose product MAEIKDPENTIVMETTKGRVVIQLFPDVAPGHVGRIKELTRDNFYDGIVFHRVIDGFMAQTGDPTGTGMGGSDKPDLKAEFSNMSHERGTCSMARSQNPNSANSQFFICFDKAPWLDRQYSVWGQVIEGMESIDKIKRGEPVSEPDSIISMRVAADLA is encoded by the coding sequence ATGGCTGAGATCAAGGATCCGGAAAACACCATCGTCATGGAAACGACCAAGGGCAGGGTTGTGATACAGCTGTTCCCCGATGTTGCTCCCGGCCATGTGGGCCGCATCAAGGAACTGACGCGTGACAACTTCTATGACGGTATCGTCTTCCATCGCGTCATCGACGGTTTCATGGCACAGACCGGTGATCCCACAGGCACCGGCATGGGCGGCTCGGACAAGCCGGACCTGAAGGCGGAGTTCTCAAACATGTCTCATGAGCGCGGCACCTGCTCCATGGCACGTTCGCAGAATCCGAATTCGGCCAATTCCCAGTTTTTCATCTGCTTTGACAAGGCGCCCTGGCTGGATCGCCAGTACTCGGTCTGGGGGCAGGTCATCGAGGGTATGGAAAGCATCGACAAAATCAAACGCGGCGAGCCGGTCTCCGAGCCGGATTCCATCATCTCCATGCGGGTCGCGGCAGACCTTGCCTGA
- the queA gene encoding tRNA preQ1(34) S-adenosylmethionine ribosyltransferase-isomerase QueA — MRVDLFDFDLPEERIALRPANPRDSARLMKVEGKSFDDHVVRELPGILRPGDALVFNDTKVIPARLGGVRRRGEAQARIEATLHMREGPDRWRAFLKPAKRVNEGERIQFGHDGESCFLGMLEATVAEKGDGGEALLVFDFSGPVLDEAIAAAGHMPLPPYIAGKRAEDERDETDYQTIYAREEGAVAAPTAGLHFTPELMQALDAAGIERYFVTLHVGAGTFLPVKVEDTDDHRMHAEWGDVDSETADALNAVRKRGGRIVSVGTTSLRLLESASQRTGTLEAWSGATDIFITPGYRFRTVDVLMTNFHLPRSTLFMLVSAFCGTETMKRAYEHAIRNEYRFYSYGDASLLFREDQS; from the coding sequence ATGCGTGTGGATCTATTCGACTTTGACCTGCCGGAAGAGCGGATTGCGCTGAGACCAGCCAATCCGCGCGATTCCGCGCGGCTCATGAAGGTTGAAGGAAAGAGCTTTGACGACCATGTGGTCCGTGAGCTGCCGGGGATACTCCGGCCCGGCGATGCTCTGGTCTTCAACGATACGAAAGTTATTCCCGCACGTCTTGGTGGTGTTCGCCGGCGCGGAGAGGCTCAGGCACGCATCGAGGCCACGCTGCATATGCGTGAGGGCCCAGACCGATGGCGGGCTTTTCTGAAACCCGCCAAACGGGTGAATGAGGGCGAACGAATTCAATTCGGACATGACGGCGAGAGCTGCTTTCTTGGCATGCTCGAGGCGACGGTTGCCGAAAAGGGCGATGGCGGCGAAGCGCTCCTCGTCTTTGATTTCTCAGGCCCGGTTCTGGATGAAGCGATTGCTGCGGCAGGGCACATGCCACTGCCGCCCTATATCGCCGGCAAACGCGCCGAGGACGAGCGCGACGAAACCGATTACCAGACGATCTATGCCCGTGAAGAGGGCGCGGTTGCAGCGCCGACCGCCGGGCTGCATTTCACGCCTGAGCTGATGCAGGCGCTGGATGCGGCCGGTATCGAGCGGTACTTTGTGACCCTGCATGTGGGAGCGGGCACTTTCCTGCCGGTCAAGGTCGAGGATACGGATGATCACAGGATGCACGCCGAATGGGGTGACGTGGATTCCGAGACGGCAGATGCTTTGAACGCCGTGCGCAAACGGGGCGGGCGCATCGTTTCGGTCGGCACCACCTCGCTGCGGCTTCTGGAAAGCGCGTCACAGAGAACCGGCACGCTGGAAGCGTGGTCAGGTGCCACGGACATTTTCATCACGCCAGGCTACCGTTTTCGCACGGTCGACGTGCTGATGACCAATTTTCACCTGCCGCGGTCGACACTTTTCATGCTCGTCTCTGCCTTTTGCGGCACCGAAACGATGAAGCGCGCCTATGAACATGCGATCCGCAACGAGTATCGCTTCTATTCCTATGGCGATGCGAGCCTCCTTTTCAGGGAAGATCAGTCGTGA
- the tgt gene encoding tRNA guanosine(34) transglycosylase Tgt, with amino-acid sequence MSNQFTFRLLATDGDARRGEISMPRGTIRTPAFMPVGTAGTVKAMYMDQVRELGADIILGNTYHLMLRPGAERVARLGGLHEFARWPYPILTDSGGFQVMSLADLRKITEKGVTFRSHVDGRVFEMPPERSIEIQGLLGSDIQMQLDECVALPADEAEIERAMELSLRWAERCKSAFGEQPGKAMFGIVQGGDRPHLRERSAQALAAMGLKGYAVGGLAVGEPQQVMLDMLEATCPVLPSEKPRYLMGVGTPDDILKSVARGIDMFDCVMPTRAGRHGLAYTRRGKINLKNARHAEDMRPLDEESDCPAARDYSRAYLHHLVKAGESLAGMLLTWNNLSYYQSLMQDIRDAIEAGRFSERSAEISAAWEQGDIAPI; translated from the coding sequence GTGAGTAACCAGTTCACCTTCCGCCTTCTGGCGACGGATGGCGATGCCCGCCGTGGTGAAATATCGATGCCGCGCGGCACCATCCGCACACCTGCCTTCATGCCCGTGGGCACGGCCGGCACGGTCAAGGCGATGTATATGGATCAGGTCCGCGAACTGGGTGCCGATATCATCCTTGGCAACACCTATCACCTGATGCTGCGTCCGGGCGCCGAGCGTGTGGCGCGGCTGGGCGGGTTGCACGAATTCGCCCGCTGGCCCTATCCGATCCTGACGGATTCGGGCGGGTTTCAGGTTATGTCGCTGGCGGATCTGCGCAAGATTACCGAAAAGGGTGTCACCTTCCGCTCGCATGTGGATGGCAGGGTGTTCGAAATGCCGCCCGAGCGCTCCATCGAAATTCAGGGTCTGCTCGGTTCCGATATCCAGATGCAGCTTGATGAGTGTGTGGCACTGCCTGCCGACGAGGCGGAAATAGAACGTGCCATGGAGCTGTCGCTGCGCTGGGCGGAGCGCTGCAAGAGTGCTTTCGGGGAACAGCCCGGCAAGGCCATGTTCGGCATCGTGCAGGGTGGCGACAGGCCGCATCTGCGTGAACGTTCGGCCCAGGCTCTCGCGGCAATGGGCCTGAAGGGCTATGCGGTCGGCGGATTGGCCGTGGGCGAGCCCCAACAGGTCATGCTCGACATGCTGGAGGCCACCTGTCCCGTGCTTCCATCCGAAAAACCGCGCTATCTTATGGGCGTCGGAACCCCGGACGACATCCTGAAATCCGTTGCCCGGGGCATCGACATGTTCGATTGCGTGATGCCTACCCGTGCTGGCCGGCATGGGCTTGCCTATACACGCCGCGGCAAGATCAATCTGAAGAATGCCCGCCATGCCGAGGATATGCGGCCGCTGGACGAAGAAAGCGATTGTCCGGCTGCCCGCGACTATTCAAGGGCCTATCTCCATCACCTTGTAAAAGCTGGTGAATCGCTTGCCGGCATGCTGCTCACCTGGAACAACCTGTCCTACTATCAGTCGTTGATGCAGGATATTCGCGATGCCATCGAAGCCGGGCGTTTTTCCGAACGCTCGGCAGAGATAAGCGCAGCATGGGAACAGGGCGATATAGCGCCGATCTGA
- a CDS encoding ABC transporter ATP-binding protein, translating to MLELRNVSKVVSGETHIDNVSLRLEPGSLNVLLGPTLAGKTSLMRLMAGLDRPTSGSVWMEGEDVTGIPVQKRSVAMVYQQFINYPAMSVYENIASPLRVAGTEKATIEEKVRQAADLLHLTPHLERTPLELSGGQQQRTALARAMVKEARLVLLDEPLANLDYKLREELRAELPKIFAASGAIFVYATTEPSEALLLGGNTATLSEGRLTQFGPTIDVFRKPVDLVTARTFSDPPLNTVSVAKTGGAFSLDKTVQVPVPQGLENAPDGAYTLGFQPHHLSLAPREANAVSVRATVSVTEITGSESFVHLDFAGHRWVMLEEGIHRLEVGEAVEVFIDTRHMLVFDAASRRVTTGKSQAA from the coding sequence ATGCTTGAACTGCGCAATGTTTCAAAGGTCGTATCCGGCGAAACGCACATAGATAATGTTTCGCTGCGGTTGGAGCCGGGCTCGCTCAACGTGCTGCTCGGACCGACGCTTGCCGGCAAAACCAGCCTGATGCGGTTGATGGCCGGGCTCGACCGCCCCACATCCGGCAGCGTGTGGATGGAGGGAGAGGATGTCACCGGCATCCCGGTCCAGAAGCGCAGCGTCGCCATGGTCTACCAGCAGTTCATCAACTATCCGGCGATGAGTGTTTACGAAAACATCGCTTCGCCGCTACGCGTTGCCGGTACGGAGAAAGCCACCATCGAGGAAAAGGTACGGCAGGCTGCCGACCTTCTTCACCTGACACCGCATCTGGAGCGCACGCCGCTGGAGCTTTCCGGTGGTCAGCAGCAACGCACGGCGCTGGCTCGCGCCATGGTCAAGGAAGCGCGTCTGGTGCTTCTGGACGAGCCGCTTGCCAATCTGGATTACAAGCTTCGCGAAGAATTGCGCGCCGAGCTGCCGAAGATCTTTGCAGCATCCGGTGCGATTTTCGTCTATGCGACCACCGAGCCCAGCGAGGCGCTGCTCCTTGGCGGAAACACCGCCACGCTCAGCGAGGGCCGGCTGACGCAGTTTGGACCAACGATCGACGTGTTCCGCAAACCGGTTGATCTCGTAACCGCGCGCACCTTCTCCGACCCACCGCTGAACACGGTGTCGGTGGCAAAGACAGGCGGAGCGTTTTCGCTCGACAAAACCGTCCAGGTGCCTGTGCCGCAGGGCCTCGAAAATGCACCCGACGGGGCGTACACGCTGGGCTTTCAGCCGCATCATCTTTCTCTTGCGCCGCGCGAGGCCAATGCGGTTTCAGTCCGCGCCACCGTTTCGGTGACCGAAATCACCGGGTCGGAAAGCTTCGTCCATCTGGATTTCGCCGGACATCGATGGGTCATGCTGGAAGAGGGCATTCACCGTCTGGAGGTGGGCGAAGCGGTCGAGGTCTTCATCGACACCCGCCACATGCTGGTGTTCGACGCTGCAAGCCGGCGTGTCACGACCGGCAAAAGCCAGGCTGCATAG
- a CDS encoding ABC transporter ATP-binding protein produces the protein MARIDLNNIRHAYLPNPASDADFALKRVHHTFDDGGAYALLGPSGCGKTTLLNIISGLLRPTEGEILFDGQNVTDLSTEDRNIAQVFQFPVVYDTMTVYQNLAFPLRNRGVADDEIERRVRETLEMIDLADRADQKAKGLTADDKQKIALGRGLVRSDVSAILFDEPLTVIDPHMKWVLRSQLKELHRRFAFTMVYVTHDQTEALTFADQVVVMNEGEIVQIGTPEELFERPNHTFVGYFIGSPGMNVLPVRIDGQDIRVGEHAIALEGQVPQTRDARMELGVRPEYVRIGEKGIPAQIVRVEDTGRRKIVHATVEGQPVAAIVPEGSSLPGEPRISFDPAGINLYVDSWRVDPVFARQGGAA, from the coding sequence ATGGCGCGAATTGATCTCAACAACATCCGCCACGCCTATCTGCCCAACCCTGCGAGCGATGCCGACTTTGCCCTGAAGCGGGTTCACCACACGTTTGACGATGGCGGCGCCTATGCGCTGCTCGGCCCATCCGGCTGCGGCAAGACCACGCTCCTGAACATCATTTCCGGTCTTCTGCGTCCCACGGAAGGCGAGATATTGTTCGATGGGCAAAATGTGACGGACCTGTCCACCGAAGACCGCAACATCGCGCAGGTGTTTCAGTTTCCGGTCGTCTACGACACGATGACGGTCTACCAGAACCTTGCCTTTCCCCTGCGAAATCGGGGCGTCGCAGACGATGAGATCGAACGGCGCGTGCGCGAAACGCTCGAAATGATCGATCTTGCAGATCGCGCAGACCAGAAGGCCAAGGGGCTGACCGCCGACGACAAGCAGAAGATCGCGCTCGGCCGCGGGCTGGTGCGATCCGATGTCAGCGCAATTCTCTTCGACGAGCCGTTGACGGTGATCGACCCACACATGAAATGGGTGTTGCGCTCTCAGTTGAAGGAGCTGCATCGGCGTTTCGCCTTTACAATGGTCTATGTCACCCATGATCAAACCGAGGCGCTCACCTTCGCCGATCAGGTGGTGGTCATGAACGAGGGCGAGATCGTTCAGATCGGCACGCCCGAAGAGCTTTTCGAGCGCCCCAACCATACCTTTGTCGGCTATTTCATAGGCTCTCCGGGCATGAACGTTCTTCCCGTCCGGATCGACGGGCAGGACATTCGTGTCGGTGAACACGCCATCGCTCTTGAAGGGCAGGTTCCGCAAACGCGGGATGCCAGGATGGAGCTCGGTGTGCGTCCTGAATATGTGCGCATTGGCGAGAAGGGAATTCCCGCGCAGATCGTGCGCGTGGAGGACACCGGGCGACGCAAGATCGTTCATGCGACCGTGGAGGGCCAGCCCGTCGCCGCGATCGTTCCCGAAGGTTCGTCCCTGCCTGGCGAACCACGCATCAGTTTCGACCCCGCAGGCATCAATCTTTACGTGGATTCATGGCGTGTTGACCCGGTCTTCGCGCGTCAGGGAGGGGCGGCATGA
- a CDS encoding carbohydrate ABC transporter permease: MTKTWNNRAWFLVLPVLLLVAFNAIIPLMTVVNYSVQETFGNNLFFFEGTKWYEEVLTSERFHASLFRQFLFTGIILLIEVPLGVAIALTMPRSGPWVSVCLVLMALPLLIPWNVVGAMWNIMALPDIGLLGYGLNALGIPYNFTRQPISAWFTVVLMDVWHWTSLVVLLAYAGLRSIPEAYYQAAKIDGASRWSVFRYIQLPKMNRVLTIAILLRFMDSFMIYTEPFVLTGGGPGNATTFLSIDLVKAALGEFNLGIAAAMSIIYFLMTLLVSWIFYTLMTRGEDQ; the protein is encoded by the coding sequence ATGACCAAGACATGGAACAACCGGGCCTGGTTTCTCGTCCTGCCGGTCCTGCTGCTTGTGGCATTCAACGCCATCATACCGCTGATGACGGTGGTGAACTATTCGGTTCAGGAGACCTTCGGCAACAATCTGTTCTTTTTCGAGGGAACGAAATGGTATGAGGAGGTGCTCACATCCGAGCGTTTCCATGCCTCTTTGTTCCGGCAGTTTCTCTTCACCGGGATCATCCTGCTCATCGAGGTGCCGCTAGGTGTCGCGATCGCGCTCACCATGCCCCGCTCCGGCCCCTGGGTGTCGGTCTGCCTCGTTCTGATGGCGCTGCCGCTGCTCATTCCGTGGAATGTGGTGGGCGCCATGTGGAACATCATGGCCCTGCCGGATATCGGCCTTCTGGGCTATGGGCTGAATGCACTCGGAATTCCCTACAATTTCACCCGCCAGCCCATTTCCGCCTGGTTCACCGTGGTTTTGATGGATGTCTGGCACTGGACCTCGCTCGTGGTGCTGCTCGCCTATGCGGGCCTTCGCTCCATCCCCGAAGCTTATTATCAGGCCGCCAAGATCGATGGCGCGTCGCGCTGGTCGGTGTTCCGCTACATCCAGTTGCCCAAGATGAACCGCGTTCTCACCATCGCAATTCTCCTGCGTTTCATGGACTCCTTCATGATCTACACCGAGCCTTTCGTGCTCACCGGCGGGGGGCCGGGCAATGCCACGACCTTCCTTTCCATCGATCTGGTGAAGGCGGCGCTGGGCGAGTTCAATCTCGGCATCGCCGCAGCAATGAGCATCATCTACTTCCTGATGACACTCCTGGTGAGCTGGATCTTCTACACGCTGATGACCCGGGGAGAGGACCAATGA